The following proteins are co-located in the Castanea sativa cultivar Marrone di Chiusa Pesio chromosome 8, ASM4071231v1 genome:
- the LOC142606394 gene encoding uncharacterized protein LOC142606394, which produces MAQSIASMTVCLLLLFTVMVAEAGPPKPKKVKCKDKKYPTCYHVDKYCPTTCPHTCVVDCVSCQPVCTASPSPPPPPPKPRKQSPPPLPRTYPSPSPPPPTPTIYSSPPPPPSTIYSSPPPPPPSTIHSSPPPPPPTTIYPSPPPPPLTTPTPPSSHPPPPPPASSSDGKKVRCMNKNYPHCYAMEHSCPSGCPEQCEVDCVTCSPVCSCNRPGAVCQDPRFVGGDGITFYFHGKKGQDFCIVSDSNLHINAHFIGKRNQNMKRDFTWVQSLGILFDSHNLFIGAKNTSIWDDSNDRLSLGFNGEPIHLLDGEGTEWESMTSPSVTITRLRDTNSVEVEVEGNFKIKATVVPITEKDSRVHNYGITQEDCFAHLDLSFKFYALSGQVNGVLGQTYASNYVSKVKMGVVMPVLGGDKEFSSSSLFATDCAVARFTGQFTEGNSLENLEFGNLNCSSGMNGRGVVCKR; this is translated from the exons ATGGCTCAATCTATAGCAAGCATGACTGTGTGTTTGCTCCTCCTCTTCACGGTCATGGTGGCAGAGGCAGGACCACCAAAACCGAAGAAAGTGAAATGCAAAGACAAAAAGTACCCTACTTGTTACCATGTAGACAAATATTGTCCTACAACTTGCCCTCACACTTGTGTGGTGGATTGTGTTTCATGCCAACCTGTTTGTACAgcatcaccatcaccaccaccgccaccaccaaAACCTAGGAAGCAATCACCTCCTCCACTTCCTAGAACTTATCCTTCACCCTCTCCTCCCCCTCCCACACCTACTATTTATTCTTCACCCCCTCCACCACCATCTACCATTTATTCTTCTCCACCTCCACCGCCACCTTCTACCATTCATTCttcaccacctccaccacctcctacGACTATTTATCCTTCACCCCCTCCACCTCCATTGACAACACCCACTCCCCCTTCTTCACACCCCCCTCCACCTCCCCCAGCTTCGAGTTCGGATGGAAAGAAAGTTAGATGCATGAATAAGAATTACCCTCACTGCTATGCCATGGAGCATAGTTGTCCTAGTGGTTGCCCGGAACAATGTGAGGTTGACTGCGTCACCTGCAGTCCTGTTTGCA GTTGCAACCGACCCGGTGCTGTGTGCCAAGATCCACGATTCGTTGGTGGAGATGGAATCACCTTTTACTTCCATGGCAAGAAGGGCCAAGACTTCTGCATAGTTTCTGATTCCAACCTCCATATCAATGCTCACTTCATtggaaaaagaaaccaaaacatGAAGAGGGACTTCACTTGGGTCCAGTCTCTAGGAATCCTCTTTGACAGCCACAATCTCTTCATTGGCGCAAAGAATACATCAATTTGGGACGACTCCAATGACCGTCTTTCCCTAGGTTTCAATGGTGAACCCATACACTTGCTTGATGGTGAAGGCACCGAATGGGAGTCCATGACATCACCAAGTGTTACAATCACAAGGCTTCGTGACACTAACTCAGTAGAAGTTGAGGTTGAAGGGAATTTCAAGATAAAAGCAACGGTAGTGCCTATAACTGAGAAAGATTCACGTGTTCATAATTATGGGATTACACAAGAGGATTGCTTTGCTCATCTGGACTTGAGCTTCAAGTTTTATGCATTGAGCGGCCAAGTTAATGGTGTTTTGGGCCAAACTTATGCGAGCAACTATGTGAGTAAGGTGAAGATGGGAGTAGTCATGCCTGTTTTGGGTGGTGACAAGGAATTCTCGTCCTCAAGCCTCTTTGCCACTGATTGTGCTGTAGCAAGATTTACAGGTCAGTTCACGGAAGGTAATTCTTTGGAAAATTTGGAGTTTGGAAATCTAAATTGCTCTAGCGGGATGAACGGCCGTGGAGTAGTTTGTAAGAGATGA
- the LOC142607561 gene encoding serine/threonine-protein phosphatase 7 long form homolog: MTITLQDVEVLLGIPIDGEAIVGTCALKWAVECQEMLGIVTNSVVLKGQRIQIKKLLEKIDQGLPDGAEEVVVHQYARCYILALLGDTIFADKSGDRVHTMWLQMLRDLHNPPRYSWGSACLAWLYRELCRATDKNASQIGGALILVQYWAWSRFPFLCPRMDLPPDGAYGPPLPFSPLSIKLVWVVSTKNSPAEICLVRYRQLLDSMYPNQVVWQPYEAELGHLPAFCVAGRDMWTARVPLVCFWLVEKHTPDRVLRQFGMVQEIPEDVDTDDALHKIDLRGKIEVDWRVRHFSHIQVWNARAQKLCHGVRLEGAMSSAHPYFDWYGRHAQADVDALCSRQS; the protein is encoded by the exons atgacgATCACATTACAAGACGTGGAGGTTCTGTTGGGGATTCCAATCGATGGTGAGGCAATTGTTGGAACTTGTGCCTTGAAATGGGCTGTTGAATGTCAAGAAATGCTTGGAATTGTTACTAATTCCGTGGTGCTTAAGGGACAGAGGATCCAAATCAAGAAGCTACTTGAAAAAATTGACCAAGGGTTGCCCGATGGTGCAGAAGAGGTTGTTGTGCATCAGTATGCACGGTGTTATATTTTAGCACTCCTAGGGGACACAATTTTTGCTGACAAGTCTGGCGATAGGGTGCATACGATGTGGTTGCAGATGTTGAGGGACCTTCACAATCCACCTCGGTACAGTTGGGGGAgcgcttgccttgcatggttgtacagAGAGTTATGCAGGGCAACCGACAAAAACGCTAGTCAGATTGGTGGGGCCTTAATACTCGTTCAATATTGGGCATGGTCCAGATTCCCTTTTTTGTGCCCAAGGATGGACCTCCCACCAGATGGTGCATATGGCCCACCATTACCATTTTCGCCATTGTCTATTAA GTTGGTTTGGGTCGTGAGCACGAAGAATAGCCCCGCCGAAATCTGTTTGGTTCGGTACCGTCAGCTTCTAGATTCTATGTATCCCAACCAG GTGGTGTGGCAACCATATGAAGCCGAATTAGGCCACCTGCCTGCGTTCTGTGTAGCAGGACGGGACATGTGGACGGCGAGGGTGCCGCTTGTATGTTTCTGGctagtagagaaacatacaccgGATCGTGTTCTTCGTCAGTTTGGGATGGTGCAAGAAATTCCTGAAGATGTTGATACTGACGATGCCCTTCATAAGATAGACTTGAGGGGGAAGATTGAAGTGGATTGGAGGGTCAGACATTTTAGCCACATCCAAGTATGGAATGCGAGAGCACAGAAACTATGTCATGGAGTACGACTAGAGGGTGCTATGTCGAGTGCTCATCCATACTTCGACTGGTATG GTCGCCATGCACAAGCAGATGTTGATGCGTTATGTAGTAGACAGTCCTGA